One segment of Candidatus Aegiribacteria sp. DNA contains the following:
- a CDS encoding deoxyribonuclease IV, with amino-acid sequence MIPGIHVSVRGGLDRALDTLIELNLPCGQIFTSNQRQWKGHHITEKEIERFGSTSITVISHTSYLINLATTDSRVEKLSITALEAELERMHSLRIKWGVLHPGSHLGTGDDKGISKISSLVKKILRNSPEDTGILYENTAGQGTTVGHSFCQLAQLLELTGLDDRTGICFDTCHAFAAGYDLSSKKAVSETMTSFDEKVGIDRIRVFHLNDSKGACGSHRDRHADIGEGLIGLESLRSLASMPEFKEIPGISETPGSDKDRAEGIKLIIL; translated from the coding sequence ATGATACCCGGAATCCATGTTTCCGTTCGGGGAGGCCTGGATAGAGCTCTGGACACACTCATCGAACTTAACCTTCCCTGCGGTCAGATATTCACATCAAACCAGCGGCAGTGGAAGGGGCACCACATCACAGAAAAAGAGATCGAGAGGTTCGGCAGCACTTCAATTACAGTTATATCACACACCTCATACCTCATCAATCTCGCCACAACGGACAGTAGAGTTGAGAAACTCTCGATTACTGCCCTTGAAGCCGAGTTGGAAAGAATGCATTCGCTCAGGATAAAATGGGGTGTATTACACCCGGGATCACATCTTGGCACGGGTGATGATAAAGGAATCAGCAAAATATCTTCACTTGTAAAAAAAATCCTTCGCAACTCACCGGAAGATACCGGGATTCTTTATGAGAATACCGCCGGACAGGGAACCACTGTAGGACATTCCTTCTGCCAGCTTGCGCAGCTGCTTGAACTTACCGGATTGGATGATAGAACCGGGATCTGTTTTGACACATGTCACGCCTTTGCGGCAGGCTATGACCTTTCTTCAAAGAAAGCAGTTTCAGAAACAATGACGAGTTTCGATGAAAAGGTGGGCATCGACAGGATCAGAGTTTTTCATCTTAACGATTCAAAGGGGGCTTGCGGGAGCCACAGGGATCGTCATGCGGATATCGGAGAAGGTCTGATAGGCCTGGAATCCCTCCGGAGCCTTGCGTCAATGCCGGAATTCAAAGAAATTCCCGGAATTTCTGAAACGCCTGGTTCGGACAAAGACAGGGCTGAAGGCATAAAGCTAATAATTCTGTGA